In Anticarsia gemmatalis isolate Benzon Research Colony breed Stoneville strain chromosome 5, ilAntGemm2 primary, whole genome shotgun sequence, the following are encoded in one genomic region:
- the LOC142972885 gene encoding antichymotrypsin-2-like isoform X1 → MKLLLILVLTAAVMADSDVGQLLKSGNDQFTTKLFQEVVKQHNMSSVVLSAFSVLSPLAQLALASVGPSHDEILTTIGMPSDNVTKEAMMSLNTRIGAVKGVVLKQANKVYVRTGYTLNDVFAAVSKSVFNSDLQNIDFSNREGSANEINQWVEDNRNKRIKNLISKEAITSDTISILVNAIYFKGKWKTPFEKFVTREQDFYKTKDDTVRIPMMNKFNYFNYGESSELDAKLLEMPYEGDEASFVVILPNKYDGIDSLIEKLRDPAAFTKGLETMYYTDVRVALPKFKIETMTSLGEALVNIGVSKLFSSTEARLDHLVKEKSNLYVTSAIQKAFIEVNEEGAEAAAANAFLAGATSVGEQHRSHVFTADHPFVFFLMQKDIILFNGVFRS, encoded by the exons ATGAAGCTTCTTTTAA taTTAGTTTTGACGGCGGCGGTGATGGCTGATTCAGACGTGGGACAACTATTGAAGTCGGGGAACGACCAGTTTACCACCAAATTGTTTCAG gaGGTGGTCAAGCAGCACAATATGAGTAGTGTAGTTCTCTCAGCGTTCTCTGTTCTTTCTCCACTCGCTCAGCTGGCACTCGCATCAGTCGGACCTTCTCACGATGAAATCCTTACTACTATTGGAATGCCTAGTGACAATGTG ACAAAAGAGGCTATGATGAGCTTGAACACAAGGATCGGTGCAGTTAAAGGAGTAGTACTAAAACAAGCGAACAAAGTGTACGTTCGTACAGGATACACATTGAACGACGTGTTTGCTGCCGTGTCTAAGAGTGTCTTCAATTCAGATCTGCAGAATATTGACTTTTCAAATAGAGAGGGTTCTGCAAATGAGATAAATCAATGG GTAGAAGACAACAGAAACAAACGCATCAAGAACTTGATCTCTAAGGAAGCCATAACTTCTGACACGATTTCAATTCTCGTCAACGCCATTTACTTCAAA GGTAAATGGAAGACTCCGTTTGAAAAATTTGTGACTCGCGAACAAGATTTTTATAAGACTAAAGATGACACAGTAAGGATACCTATGATGAACAAATTTAACTATTTCAACTACGGGGAGAGCTCAGAACTTGATGCCAag CTTTTAGAGATGCCATACGAAGGAGATGAGGCGTCATTTGTGGTTATTCTTCCAAATAAGTATGACGGCATTGATTCTCTTATTGAGAAACTTAGAGATCCTGCAGCCTTCACGAAAGGCCTTGAAACTATGTACTACACTGACGTGAGAGTTGCTCTGCCAAAATTCAAGATTGAAACTATGACTAGCCTTGGGGAAGCTTTGGTAAAT ATTGGTGTTTCCAAATTGTTTTCGTCTACCGAAGCGCGACTGGATCATCTTGTTAAAGAAAAGAGCAATTTGTATGTGACTAGTGCAATACAGAAAGCTTTTATAGAAGTGAATGAGGAAGGGGCTGAGGCTGCAGCTGCCAACG CATTCTTAGCTGGTGCAACGAGCGTGGGTGAACAACACCGCTCCCATGTTTTCACCGCCGATCATCCGTTCGTGTTCTTCTTAATGCAGAAAGATATTATTCTGTTCAACGGAGTTTTCCGTTcttaa
- the LOC142972885 gene encoding alaserpin-like isoform X2 — protein sequence MKLLLILTAAVMADSDVGQLLKSGNDQFTTKLFQEVVKQHNMSSVVLSAFSVLSPLAQLALASVGPSHDEILTTIGMPSDNVTKEAMMSLNTRIGAVKGVVLKQANKVYVRTGYTLNDVFAAVSKSVFNSDLQNIDFSNREGSANEINQWVEDNRNKRIKNLISKEAITSDTISILVNAIYFKGKWKTPFEKFVTREQDFYKTKDDTVRIPMMNKFNYFNYGESSELDAKLLEMPYEGDEASFVVILPNKYDGIDSLIEKLRDPAAFTKGLETMYYTDVRVALPKFKIETMTSLGEALVNIGVSKLFSSTEARLDHLVKEKSNLYVTSAIQKAFIEVNEEGAEAAAANAFLAGATSVGEQHRSHVFTADHPFVFFLMQKDIILFNGVFRS from the exons ATGAAGCTTCTTTTAA TTTTGACGGCGGCGGTGATGGCTGATTCAGACGTGGGACAACTATTGAAGTCGGGGAACGACCAGTTTACCACCAAATTGTTTCAG gaGGTGGTCAAGCAGCACAATATGAGTAGTGTAGTTCTCTCAGCGTTCTCTGTTCTTTCTCCACTCGCTCAGCTGGCACTCGCATCAGTCGGACCTTCTCACGATGAAATCCTTACTACTATTGGAATGCCTAGTGACAATGTG ACAAAAGAGGCTATGATGAGCTTGAACACAAGGATCGGTGCAGTTAAAGGAGTAGTACTAAAACAAGCGAACAAAGTGTACGTTCGTACAGGATACACATTGAACGACGTGTTTGCTGCCGTGTCTAAGAGTGTCTTCAATTCAGATCTGCAGAATATTGACTTTTCAAATAGAGAGGGTTCTGCAAATGAGATAAATCAATGG GTAGAAGACAACAGAAACAAACGCATCAAGAACTTGATCTCTAAGGAAGCCATAACTTCTGACACGATTTCAATTCTCGTCAACGCCATTTACTTCAAA GGTAAATGGAAGACTCCGTTTGAAAAATTTGTGACTCGCGAACAAGATTTTTATAAGACTAAAGATGACACAGTAAGGATACCTATGATGAACAAATTTAACTATTTCAACTACGGGGAGAGCTCAGAACTTGATGCCAag CTTTTAGAGATGCCATACGAAGGAGATGAGGCGTCATTTGTGGTTATTCTTCCAAATAAGTATGACGGCATTGATTCTCTTATTGAGAAACTTAGAGATCCTGCAGCCTTCACGAAAGGCCTTGAAACTATGTACTACACTGACGTGAGAGTTGCTCTGCCAAAATTCAAGATTGAAACTATGACTAGCCTTGGGGAAGCTTTGGTAAAT ATTGGTGTTTCCAAATTGTTTTCGTCTACCGAAGCGCGACTGGATCATCTTGTTAAAGAAAAGAGCAATTTGTATGTGACTAGTGCAATACAGAAAGCTTTTATAGAAGTGAATGAGGAAGGGGCTGAGGCTGCAGCTGCCAACG CATTCTTAGCTGGTGCAACGAGCGTGGGTGAACAACACCGCTCCCATGTTTTCACCGCCGATCATCCGTTCGTGTTCTTCTTAATGCAGAAAGATATTATTCTGTTCAACGGAGTTTTCCGTTcttaa